Proteins from a single region of Kogia breviceps isolate mKogBre1 chromosome 5, mKogBre1 haplotype 1, whole genome shotgun sequence:
- the LOC136794215 gene encoding uncharacterized protein, producing the protein MRMVAAISIASITTAIAQPGEAAISVAVAIAQATKVSTAVAQASAVVAVVAHGVRSVEARTSVSSIVMRMVAAISIASITTAIAQPGEAAISVAVAIAQATKVSTAVAQASAVVAVVAHGVRSVEARTSVSSIVMWMVAAISIASITTAIAQPGEAAISVAVAIAQATKVSTAVAQASAVVAVVAHGVRSGASDLVFCKGSARTCKQLKNCHRSLGVQKKEVFWMVLDGEYTVEARTSVSSIVMRMVAAISIASITTAIAQPGEAAISVAVAIAQATKVSTAVAQASAVVAVVAHGVRSVEARTSVSSIVMRMVAAISIASITTAIAQPAEAAISVAVAIAQATKVSTAVAQASAVVAVVAHGVRSGASDLVL; encoded by the exons ATGCGGATGGTAGCAGCCATATCCATAGCCTCCATAACCACAGCCATAGCCCAGCCTGGGGAAGCTGCCATATCCGTGGCAGTAGCCATAGCCCAGGCCACCAAAGTCTCCACAGCTGTAGCCCAGGCCTCGGCAGTAGTTGCCGTAGTAGCTCATGGTGTCAGGAGTG TAGAAGCCAGAACATCAGTATCTTCTATAGTAATGCGGATGGTAGCAGCCATATCCATAGCCTCCATAACCACAGCCATAGCCCAGCCTGGGGAAGCTGCCATATCCGTGGCAGTAGCCATAGCCCAGGCCACCAAAGTCTCCACAGCTGTAGCCCAGGCCTCGGCAGTAGTTGCCGTAGTAGCTCATGGTGTCAGGAGTG TAGAAGCCAGAACATCAGTATCTTCTATAGTAATGTGGATGGTAGCAGCCATATCCATAGCCTCCATAACCACAGCCATAGCCCAGCCTGGGGAAGCTGCCATATCCGTGGCAGTAGCCATAGCCCAGGCCACCAAAGTCTCCACAGCTGTAGCCCAGGCCTCGGCAGTAGTTGCCGTAGTAGCTCATGGTGTCAGGAGTGGTGCGTCCGACTTGGTATT CTGCAAAGGAAGTGCAAGAACTTGTAAGCAATTGAAAAATTGCCACCGATCTTTGGGGGTCCAGAAAAAGGAAGTTTTTTGGATGGTTCTCGATGGAGAGTACACAG TAGAAGCCAGAACATCAGTATCTTCTATAGTAATGCGGATGGTAGCAGCCATATCCATAGCCTCCATAACCACAGCCATAGCCCAGCCTGGGGAAGCTGCCATATCCGTGGCAGTAGCCATAGCCCAGGCCACCAAAGTCTCCACAGCTGTAGCCCAGGCCTCGGCAGTAGTTGCCGTAGTAGCTCATGGTGTCAGGAGTG TAGAAGCCAGAACATCAGTATCTTCTATAGTAATGCGGATGGTAGCAGCCATATCCATAGCCTCCATAACCACAGCCATAGCCCAGCCTGCGGAAGCTGCCATATCCGTGGCAGTAGCCATAGCCCAGGCCACCAAAGTCTCCACAGCTGTAGCCCAGGCCTCGGCAGTAGTTGCCGTAGTAGCTCATGGTGTCAGGAGTGGTGCGTCTGACTTGGTATTGTAG